In Populus trichocarpa isolate Nisqually-1 chromosome 7, P.trichocarpa_v4.1, whole genome shotgun sequence, the following proteins share a genomic window:
- the LOC7466795 gene encoding ras-related protein Rab11D translates to MASGGGYGDASQKIDYVFKVVLIGDSAVGKSQILARFARNEFSLDSKATIGVEFQTRTLVIDHKSVKAQIWDTAGQERYRAVTSAYYRGAVGAMLVYDITKRQTFDHIPRWLEELRNHADKNIVIILIGNKSDLEDQRAVPTEDAKEFAQKEGLFFLETSALQATNVENAFMTVLTEIFNIVNKKNLVAGEDQINGNPASLSGKKIIIPGPAQEIPAKSKCCS, encoded by the exons ATGGCTAGTGGGGGTGGATACGGAGATGCGAGCCAGAAGATAGACTATGTATTCAAGGTGGTGTTGATAGGGGACTCAGCAGTTGGGAAATCACAAATACTTGCTCGATTTGCTAGAAACGAGTTTAGTCTTGACTCTAAAGCTACTATTGGGGTCGAGTTTCAAACTCGGACTCTTGTTATTGATCATAAGAGTGTTAAGGCCCAGATCTGGGATACTGCTGGTCAAGAACG GTATAGAGCAGTCACAAGTGCATACTACAGGGGTGCTGTTGGGGCAATGCTGGTGTATGACATAACCAAGCGTCAGACCTTTGATCACATACCACGCTGGCTGGAAGAGCTGCGAAACCATGCTGACAAGAACATAGTTATCATTTTGATTGGGAACAAAAGTGATCTTGAGGACCAGCGGGCTGTACCCACTGAGGATGCCAAAGAATTTGCCCAGAAGGAAGGACTATTCTTCTTAGAGACCTCTGCATTGCAAGCAACTAATGTTGAGAATGCCTTTATGACTGTGCTGACAGAGATCTTCAACATTGTAAACAAGAAGAACCTGGTTGCTGGTGAAGATCAAATCAATGGTAACCCCGCATCGCTATCTGGCAAGAAGATTATCATTCCAGGCCCTGCACAAGAAATTCCAGCGAAGAGCAAGTGTTGTAGCTAA